Proteins from a single region of Gasterosteus aculeatus chromosome 20, fGasAcu3.hap1.1, whole genome shotgun sequence:
- the ncoa7a gene encoding nuclear receptor coactivator 7 isoform X4 gives MWHCRVQSLTEKSETMKLLPENVKVLYFASDCMEPYVEIITVKDSKRSLSLCSSEYYDEEEPEYQEEVEDSLPVLNDQSQLLDDQHLERLAAQMPAKTWGYPWQLVYSTSIHGSSLKTLYRNMAGLDCPVLLVIKDMHKKVFGAFSSDPFKVSKYCYGTGETFLFSFNPDFQAYRWSGENSYFVSGNWESLQIGGGGGGFGLWLDADLYRGSSFSCPTFQNESLSTQVDFNVLDLEVWTVQN, from the exons ATGTGGCATTGCAGAGTGCAGAGCTTGACAGAGAAATCAGAAACTATGAAGCTGCTTCCAGAAAATGTCAAGGTGCTTTATTTTGCCAGTGACTGCATGGAGCCGTATGTGGAG ATTATCACAGTGAAGGACTCTAAGCGCAGCCTGAGTTTGTGTAGCTCAGAGTACTATGACGAAGAAGAGCCTGAGTACCAGGAGGAGGTTGAAGATTCTCTCCCTGTCCTGAACGACCAGAGCCAGCTGCTGGATGACCAACACCTGGAGCGG CTCGCTGCCCAGATGCCAGCGAAGACCTGGGGCTATCCATGGCAACTAGTCTACAGCACGTCCATTCACGGGAGCAGCCTGAAGACGCTGTACAGGAATATGGCTGGCCTGGACTGCCCTGTGCTCCTGGTCATCAAAGACATGCACAAAAAG GTGTTTGGGGCTTTTTCTTCCGATCCATTCAAAGTCAGTAAATACTGCTATGGCACCGGAGAAACCTTCCTGTTCAGCTTCAACCCTGACTTTCAG GCGTACAGGTGGAGCGGCGAGAACTCCTACTTTGTGAGCGGCAATTGGGAATCTCTGCAGATCGGTGGAGGAGG GGGCGGATTTGGCCTGTGGCTGGATGCTGATCTGTACCGCGGCTCAAGCTTCTCCTGTCCCACATTCCAAAACGAGTCCCTCTCCACCCAGGTGGACTTCAATGTACTAGACCTCGAAGTCTGGACTGTGCAGAACTGA
- the LOC120810778 gene encoding zymogen granule membrane protein 16, with translation MFVFLFVAVLCTGCLAVPMMHYSYSPSVGGGSGTSFSTEGGYGKITAIRVWELNNAYIVGIQLRYGAIWTERAGREIGVPEELELFDGETIVQVSGKYHSNYIYQLKFVTSRGRILFAGQPLYASFNFYASHPDAELKLLSGRFDRSGITALGAHWGVHEEESNTTDV, from the exons ATGTTTGTCTTCCTATTCGTCGCTGTGCTCTGCACCGGCTGCCTGGCTG TTCCCATGATGCACTACTCCTACTCTCCTTCGGTCGGAGGTGGTAGTGGCACTTCTTTCTCCACGGAAGGAGGATACGGAAAGATCACAGCGATCAGAGTCTGGGAGCTTAACAACGCTTACATCGTTGG CATCCAGCTGCGCTACGGCGCCATCTGGACTGAACGAGCTGGTCGCGAAATTGGCGTCCCTGAAGAGCTGGAGCTCTTTGACGGAGAGACGATTGTTCAG GTGTCTGGTAAATACCACTCCAACTACATCTATCAGTTAAAGTTTGTGACCTCCAGAGGGCGCATTCTATTCGCTGGCCAGCCACTCTAT GCCTCCTTTAACTTCTACGCTTCCCACCCGGACGCGGAGCTCAAACTGCTGAGTGGCCGCTTCGATAGGTCAGGGATCACTGCGTTGGGAGCTCACTGGGGAGTCCACGAGGAGGAAAGCAACACCACCGACGTCTAA
- the hint3 gene encoding adenosine 5'-monophosphoramidase HINT3 — MAAVEAPANVPKNSSEGYEKKCIFCRIVNKEMGTELIHCDEDISCFQDIKPGAPHHYLVVPTKHVGNCKSLGKEHVPLVKQMVATGKEILQKKNITDLTDIRLGFHWPPFCSVTHLHLHVLAPASQMSFMSRLFYRLNSYWFITADQLIELLNSKEESN, encoded by the exons ATGGCAGCAGTCGAGGCTCCGGCCAATGTTCCCAAAAACAGCAGCGAAGGATACGagaagaaatgtattttctgcagAATTGTCAACAAGGAAATGGGCACAGAGCTCATCCACTGT GATGAGGACATCTCATGTTTCCAAGACATCAAACCAGGAGCTCCCCATCATTACCTTGTCGTTCCAACCAAACATGTAGGGAACTGTAAATCACTCGGCAAGGAACACGTGCCTTTAG TGAAGCAGATGGTCGCCACGGGGAAGGAGATCCTCCAGAAAAAGAACATAACGGATCTTACTGATATCAG GTTGGGTTTCCACTGGCCCCCATTCTGCTCTGTCACACACCTACACCTTCATGTCCTGGCACCTGCCAGTCAAATGAGCTTCATGTCTCGGCTCTTCTACAGACTCAACTCCTATTGGTTCATCACG GCAGACCAGCTGATTGAGCTTCTCAACTCTAAAGAAGAGTCAAACTGA
- the ncoa7a gene encoding nuclear receptor coactivator 7 isoform X1: MRPPSVASRPHWEILIGICPGHVKLSREGLWSKGVISAIDPPVQNAADGGNSERTGSFSIETPKPSTLSLFLQFTPHLQSAMGVVYSVGEVEHLSTFFVQWSPTIYTKGNKKYRQPCYLVKKKHQNRYLVVVKRKVAVINRFFSNSVNSTNKNWKIITVKDSKRSLSLCSSEYYDEEEPEYQEEVEDSLPVLNDQSQLLDDQHLERLAAQMPAKTWGYPWQLVYSTSIHGSSLKTLYRNMAGLDCPVLLVIKDMHKKVFGAFSSDPFKVSKYCYGTGETFLFSFNPDFQAYRWSGENSYFVSGNWESLQIGGGGGGFGLWLDADLYRGSSFSCPTFQNESLSTQVDFNVLDLEVWTVQN; encoded by the exons ATGCGTCCCCCTTCTGTGGCTTCAAGGCCCCATTGGGAAATCCTCATAGGAATATGTCCAGGTCACGTAAAGCTGTCCAGGGAGGGTTTATGGTCAAAGGGGGTTATCTCAGCAATTGATCCACCGGTACAAAATGCTGCCGATGGCGGCAATTCAGAGAGGACAGGCAGCTTCAGCATTGAGACACCAAAACCATCTACTCTCTCCTTGTTCTTACAGTTCACACCTCATCTTCAATCCGCCATGGGAGTAGTCTACAGCGTCGGCGA GGTCGAACACCTCTCCACTTTCTTCGTACAGTGGTCGCCAACAATCTACACAAAGGGCAACAAGAAGTACCGGCAGCCCTGCTACCTCGTCAAAAAGAAACATCAGAACCGTTATCTGGTTGTGGTAAAGAGGAAGGTGGCGGTAATTAACCGGTTCTTCAGTAACTCTGTCAACTCCACCAATAAAAACTGGAAG ATTATCACAGTGAAGGACTCTAAGCGCAGCCTGAGTTTGTGTAGCTCAGAGTACTATGACGAAGAAGAGCCTGAGTACCAGGAGGAGGTTGAAGATTCTCTCCCTGTCCTGAACGACCAGAGCCAGCTGCTGGATGACCAACACCTGGAGCGG CTCGCTGCCCAGATGCCAGCGAAGACCTGGGGCTATCCATGGCAACTAGTCTACAGCACGTCCATTCACGGGAGCAGCCTGAAGACGCTGTACAGGAATATGGCTGGCCTGGACTGCCCTGTGCTCCTGGTCATCAAAGACATGCACAAAAAG GTGTTTGGGGCTTTTTCTTCCGATCCATTCAAAGTCAGTAAATACTGCTATGGCACCGGAGAAACCTTCCTGTTCAGCTTCAACCCTGACTTTCAG GCGTACAGGTGGAGCGGCGAGAACTCCTACTTTGTGAGCGGCAATTGGGAATCTCTGCAGATCGGTGGAGGAGG GGGCGGATTTGGCCTGTGGCTGGATGCTGATCTGTACCGCGGCTCAAGCTTCTCCTGTCCCACATTCCAAAACGAGTCCCTCTCCACCCAGGTGGACTTCAATGTACTAGACCTCGAAGTCTGGACTGTGCAGAACTGA
- the ncoa7a gene encoding nuclear receptor coactivator 7 isoform X3, translating to MAQSKFTPHLQSAMGVVYSVGEVEHLSTFFVQWSPTIYTKGNKKYRQPCYLVKKKHQNRYLVVVKRKVAVINRFFSNSVNSTNKNWKIITVKDSKRSLSLCSSEYYDEEEPEYQEEVEDSLPVLNDQSQLLDDQHLERLAAQMPAKTWGYPWQLVYSTSIHGSSLKTLYRNMAGLDCPVLLVIKDMHKKVFGAFSSDPFKVSKYCYGTGETFLFSFNPDFQAYRWSGENSYFVSGNWESLQIGGGGGGFGLWLDADLYRGSSFSCPTFQNESLSTQVDFNVLDLEVWTVQN from the exons ATGGCTCAGTCCAAG TTCACACCTCATCTTCAATCCGCCATGGGAGTAGTCTACAGCGTCGGCGA GGTCGAACACCTCTCCACTTTCTTCGTACAGTGGTCGCCAACAATCTACACAAAGGGCAACAAGAAGTACCGGCAGCCCTGCTACCTCGTCAAAAAGAAACATCAGAACCGTTATCTGGTTGTGGTAAAGAGGAAGGTGGCGGTAATTAACCGGTTCTTCAGTAACTCTGTCAACTCCACCAATAAAAACTGGAAG ATTATCACAGTGAAGGACTCTAAGCGCAGCCTGAGTTTGTGTAGCTCAGAGTACTATGACGAAGAAGAGCCTGAGTACCAGGAGGAGGTTGAAGATTCTCTCCCTGTCCTGAACGACCAGAGCCAGCTGCTGGATGACCAACACCTGGAGCGG CTCGCTGCCCAGATGCCAGCGAAGACCTGGGGCTATCCATGGCAACTAGTCTACAGCACGTCCATTCACGGGAGCAGCCTGAAGACGCTGTACAGGAATATGGCTGGCCTGGACTGCCCTGTGCTCCTGGTCATCAAAGACATGCACAAAAAG GTGTTTGGGGCTTTTTCTTCCGATCCATTCAAAGTCAGTAAATACTGCTATGGCACCGGAGAAACCTTCCTGTTCAGCTTCAACCCTGACTTTCAG GCGTACAGGTGGAGCGGCGAGAACTCCTACTTTGTGAGCGGCAATTGGGAATCTCTGCAGATCGGTGGAGGAGG GGGCGGATTTGGCCTGTGGCTGGATGCTGATCTGTACCGCGGCTCAAGCTTCTCCTGTCCCACATTCCAAAACGAGTCCCTCTCCACCCAGGTGGACTTCAATGTACTAGACCTCGAAGTCTGGACTGTGCAGAACTGA
- the ncoa7a gene encoding TLD domain-containing protein 2 isoform X2, with protein MKVQQTASALSRHPAVDIQHGSVQVHTSSSIRHGSSLQRRRWSPTIYTKGNKKYRQPCYLVKKKHQNRYLVVVKRKVAVINRFFSNSVNSTNKNWKIITVKDSKRSLSLCSSEYYDEEEPEYQEEVEDSLPVLNDQSQLLDDQHLERLAAQMPAKTWGYPWQLVYSTSIHGSSLKTLYRNMAGLDCPVLLVIKDMHKKVFGAFSSDPFKVSKYCYGTGETFLFSFNPDFQAYRWSGENSYFVSGNWESLQIGGGGGGFGLWLDADLYRGSSFSCPTFQNESLSTQVDFNVLDLEVWTVQN; from the exons ATGAAGGTCCAGCAAACAGCCTCAGCCTTAAGCAGACATCCAGCAGTGGACATCCAGCATGGCTCAGTCCAAG TTCACACCTCATCTTCAATCCGCCATGGGAGTAGTCTACAGCGTCGGCGA TGGTCGCCAACAATCTACACAAAGGGCAACAAGAAGTACCGGCAGCCCTGCTACCTCGTCAAAAAGAAACATCAGAACCGTTATCTGGTTGTGGTAAAGAGGAAGGTGGCGGTAATTAACCGGTTCTTCAGTAACTCTGTCAACTCCACCAATAAAAACTGGAAG ATTATCACAGTGAAGGACTCTAAGCGCAGCCTGAGTTTGTGTAGCTCAGAGTACTATGACGAAGAAGAGCCTGAGTACCAGGAGGAGGTTGAAGATTCTCTCCCTGTCCTGAACGACCAGAGCCAGCTGCTGGATGACCAACACCTGGAGCGG CTCGCTGCCCAGATGCCAGCGAAGACCTGGGGCTATCCATGGCAACTAGTCTACAGCACGTCCATTCACGGGAGCAGCCTGAAGACGCTGTACAGGAATATGGCTGGCCTGGACTGCCCTGTGCTCCTGGTCATCAAAGACATGCACAAAAAG GTGTTTGGGGCTTTTTCTTCCGATCCATTCAAAGTCAGTAAATACTGCTATGGCACCGGAGAAACCTTCCTGTTCAGCTTCAACCCTGACTTTCAG GCGTACAGGTGGAGCGGCGAGAACTCCTACTTTGTGAGCGGCAATTGGGAATCTCTGCAGATCGGTGGAGGAGG GGGCGGATTTGGCCTGTGGCTGGATGCTGATCTGTACCGCGGCTCAAGCTTCTCCTGTCCCACATTCCAAAACGAGTCCCTCTCCACCCAGGTGGACTTCAATGTACTAGACCTCGAAGTCTGGACTGTGCAGAACTGA